One region of Gopherus evgoodei ecotype Sinaloan lineage chromosome 16, rGopEvg1_v1.p, whole genome shotgun sequence genomic DNA includes:
- the ENTPD8 gene encoding ectonucleoside triphosphate diphosphohydrolase 8 isoform X1 yields MGCSPKAVAAGCLLAVIVVSGIIALILAVVGVKDVYLPPGTKYGMVFDAGSSHTALYIYQWPADKENGTGIVSQAEACTVQGPGISSYAENPANAGASLRACLDKAMTIIPAEQQRETPTYLGATAGMRLLREQNSTKADLVFAEVSKTIRQYPVDFRGARILTGNEEGSFGWITINYLLETLIKFSFAGKWIRPQSAEVLGALDLGGASTQITFQPSGTIEDNSTEVFFRLYGTNYSVYTHSYLCYGRDQALKMLLAALRKENLTSQQISHPCYPKGYEENVTAAALYNSPCVPTPAAHDPSQILMVQGTGAPAECRSAIQKLFNFTACGANRTCGFNGVYQPPGHGQFFAFSGFYYTFHFLNLTNEQPLSVINATIWGFCTKGWKELQASFPQEESQGRLHNYCPSAFYILTLLQEGYKFDEQTWSNIHFCQKAANTDIGWTLGYVLNLTNMIPAETPEQVKGQQRGLWAAAIFFIVLTIAVALVAILIQCLWNPT; encoded by the exons ATGGGATGCAGTCCCAAGGCAGTTGCTGCTGGGTGTCTCCTAGCAGTCATTGTTGTTTCTGGCATCATTGCTCTTATCCTGGCGGTTGTGGGTGTGAAGGATGTTTATCTGCCTCCAGGTACCAAG TATGGGATGGTGTTTGACGCTGGCTCCTCGCACACGGCCCTCTACATCTACCAGTGGCCAGCGGATAAAGAGAACGGCACCGGCATTGTCAGCCAGGCTGAGGCCTGCACCGTGCAAG GACCTGGGATCTCCAGTTACGCTGAAAACCCTGCTAATGCTGGAGCCAGCCTGAGGGCCTGTCTGGACAAGGCCATGACGATCATCCCTGCAGAGCAACAGAGAGAAACGCCCACCTACCTGGGCGCTACTGCGGGCATGCGGCTGCTGAG GGAGCAGAACAGCACTAAAGCAGACCTGGTCTTTGCAGAGGTCTCCAAGACCATCCGGCAGTACCCTGTAGATTTCCGTGGCGCTCGGATCCTCACTGGGAATGAGGAAGGATCCTTTGGTTGGATCACAATCAACTACCTGCTGGAGACGCTCATCAAG TTCTCCTTTGCAGGGAAATGGATACGGCCTCAGTCAGCTGAGGTTCTGGGAGCTCTGGATCTTGGAGGAGCCTCAACCCAAATAACCTTTCAGCCCAGTGGTACCATTGAGGACAACAGCACCGAAGTCTTCTTCCGGCTGTATGGGACCAACTACTCCGTTTATACCCACAGCTACCTCTGCTACGGGCGAGACCAGGCCCTGAAGATGCTGCTGGCAGCCCTAAGGAAG GAGAACCTCACCTCTCAGCAGATCTCCCACCCGTGCTACCCCAAGGGATACGAGGAGAACGTCACTGCCGCTGCCCTGTATAACAGTCCCTGCGTCCCGACACCAGCTGCACATGACCCCAGCCAGATCCTCATGGTGCAGGGGACAGGAGCCCCAGCGGAGTGCAGGAGTGCCATCCAGAAACTCTTCAACTTCACAGCCTGTGGGGCCAACAGGACGTGCGGGTTCAACGGGGTCTACCAGCCCCCGGGGCATGGGCAGTTCTTC GCCTTTTCTGGATTTTACTACACATTCCATTTTCTGAACCTGACTAACGAGCAGCCCCTGAGTGTCATCAATGCCACCATCTGGGGTTTCTGCACTAAAGGCTGGAAGGAG CTGCAGGCCAGTTTCCCACAGGAGGAGAGTCAGGGGCGCCTACACAATTACTGCCCCTCGGCCTTTTACATCCTGACACTGCTACAGGAGGGCTACAAATTTGACGAACAAACGTGGAGCAACATCCATTTCTGCCAAAAG GCTGCGAATACAGACATTGGCTGGACCTTGGGCTACGTGCTGAACCTCACCAACATGATCCCGGCAGAGACCCCCGAACAAGTGAAAGGGCAGCAGCGTGGGCTCTGGGCAGCCGCCATCTTCTTCATTGTCCTGACCATTGCAGTGGCACTGGTGGCCATTCTCATCCAGTGCCTCTGGAATCCCACTTAG
- the ENTPD8 gene encoding ectonucleoside triphosphate diphosphohydrolase 8 isoform X2, translated as MVFDAGSSHTALYIYQWPADKENGTGIVSQAEACTVQGPGISSYAENPANAGASLRACLDKAMTIIPAEQQRETPTYLGATAGMRLLREQNSTKADLVFAEVSKTIRQYPVDFRGARILTGNEEGSFGWITINYLLETLIKFSFAGKWIRPQSAEVLGALDLGGASTQITFQPSGTIEDNSTEVFFRLYGTNYSVYTHSYLCYGRDQALKMLLAALRKENLTSQQISHPCYPKGYEENVTAAALYNSPCVPTPAAHDPSQILMVQGTGAPAECRSAIQKLFNFTACGANRTCGFNGVYQPPGHGQFFAFSGFYYTFHFLNLTNEQPLSVINATIWGFCTKGWKELQASFPQEESQGRLHNYCPSAFYILTLLQEGYKFDEQTWSNIHFCQKAANTDIGWTLGYVLNLTNMIPAETPEQVKGQQRGLWAAAIFFIVLTIAVALVAILIQCLWNPT; from the exons ATGGTGTTTGACGCTGGCTCCTCGCACACGGCCCTCTACATCTACCAGTGGCCAGCGGATAAAGAGAACGGCACCGGCATTGTCAGCCAGGCTGAGGCCTGCACCGTGCAAG GACCTGGGATCTCCAGTTACGCTGAAAACCCTGCTAATGCTGGAGCCAGCCTGAGGGCCTGTCTGGACAAGGCCATGACGATCATCCCTGCAGAGCAACAGAGAGAAACGCCCACCTACCTGGGCGCTACTGCGGGCATGCGGCTGCTGAG GGAGCAGAACAGCACTAAAGCAGACCTGGTCTTTGCAGAGGTCTCCAAGACCATCCGGCAGTACCCTGTAGATTTCCGTGGCGCTCGGATCCTCACTGGGAATGAGGAAGGATCCTTTGGTTGGATCACAATCAACTACCTGCTGGAGACGCTCATCAAG TTCTCCTTTGCAGGGAAATGGATACGGCCTCAGTCAGCTGAGGTTCTGGGAGCTCTGGATCTTGGAGGAGCCTCAACCCAAATAACCTTTCAGCCCAGTGGTACCATTGAGGACAACAGCACCGAAGTCTTCTTCCGGCTGTATGGGACCAACTACTCCGTTTATACCCACAGCTACCTCTGCTACGGGCGAGACCAGGCCCTGAAGATGCTGCTGGCAGCCCTAAGGAAG GAGAACCTCACCTCTCAGCAGATCTCCCACCCGTGCTACCCCAAGGGATACGAGGAGAACGTCACTGCCGCTGCCCTGTATAACAGTCCCTGCGTCCCGACACCAGCTGCACATGACCCCAGCCAGATCCTCATGGTGCAGGGGACAGGAGCCCCAGCGGAGTGCAGGAGTGCCATCCAGAAACTCTTCAACTTCACAGCCTGTGGGGCCAACAGGACGTGCGGGTTCAACGGGGTCTACCAGCCCCCGGGGCATGGGCAGTTCTTC GCCTTTTCTGGATTTTACTACACATTCCATTTTCTGAACCTGACTAACGAGCAGCCCCTGAGTGTCATCAATGCCACCATCTGGGGTTTCTGCACTAAAGGCTGGAAGGAG CTGCAGGCCAGTTTCCCACAGGAGGAGAGTCAGGGGCGCCTACACAATTACTGCCCCTCGGCCTTTTACATCCTGACACTGCTACAGGAGGGCTACAAATTTGACGAACAAACGTGGAGCAACATCCATTTCTGCCAAAAG GCTGCGAATACAGACATTGGCTGGACCTTGGGCTACGTGCTGAACCTCACCAACATGATCCCGGCAGAGACCCCCGAACAAGTGAAAGGGCAGCAGCGTGGGCTCTGGGCAGCCGCCATCTTCTTCATTGTCCTGACCATTGCAGTGGCACTGGTGGCCATTCTCATCCAGTGCCTCTGGAATCCCACTTAG